The following coding sequences are from one Caminibacter pacificus window:
- a CDS encoding ferredoxin-thioredoxin reductase catalytic domain-containing protein, with translation MLAPKRTDVDMNSEEFKQEEEKTKKFVDKVVKQFGWCLNPNKEVYDAIVMGLTRNKLMYGKRYCPCFIPMGDKEDRICPCKPAIEFEVSEGCCHCGIFCNPNKCEEISKELNENG, from the coding sequence ATGCTTGCGCCAAAAAGAACTGACGTTGATATGAATTCCGAAGAATTTAAACAAGAAGAAGAAAAGACTAAAAAATTCGTAGATAAAGTAGTAAAACAATTCGGTTGGTGTTTAAATCCTAACAAAGAAGTTTATGACGCAATCGTTATGGGACTTACAAGAAATAAATTAATGTACGGAAAAAGATATTGTCCTTGTTTTATTCCTATGGGAGATAAGGAAGATAGAATCTGCCCTTGTAAACCTGCGATAGAGTTTGAAGTATCGGAAGGGTGTTGTCACTGCGGAATTTTCTGTAATCCGAATAAATGTGAAGAAATTTCAAAGGAGTTAAATGAAAACGGTTGA
- the ciaB gene encoding invasion protein CiaB, which produces MFLEAAYEVVRQRDERINSYFKKCPDDLRALFEEILRTLGFEVNEENLLALKKRFFHLKEDAIMNLLKRGNFSKEDIKEIQLDLYELTKNFWLKEHEKLIEDISPFIGPFYAEILRGVHKIGIAFSKWQPSWVKHIIHDINENLSLEFAGDEAKVMAFLMQNNLLDTHNGEIAERSYSVLVRSENGTYVAKSYYDVFEEEIEEAVKAIDELIVNLESLDDEYKLQWILYFNALKTALLEKNRSELVKKWANVDRIWMDIKSPIQVGHPLEYYEDKFRKAVALELDVRIKNPNIKSEVKDNIVAMYKKYCKDERLLNIALSNIDKTQIYISSPATFYGAEFNGLFSAQVVPNDEEVSLEKGKKIFAFVDKVYGDIKARPKMALSYEILGKEFMDKFYKELEDKEKFIKVYDITTIGHEFGHILWVDENSESVMNKSGMFKNVEEFKATTGGLMAFFENEDESLKEAVLEDTIKRAVGLIAWMEVDEVLPYYIEGLIHLTGLFESGILEFNGKNLEFDYSNYEKLKEWYKKTYLDLADTYVKKADAKEFLDKYVYKDKNYYPLNKKADEFVRYYYKRYQEIGDKIYEG; this is translated from the coding sequence ATGTTTTTAGAAGCTGCATATGAAGTGGTAAGACAAAGGGATGAGAGAATAAATAGCTATTTTAAAAAGTGTCCCGATGATTTAAGAGCTTTATTTGAAGAGATTTTAAGAACGCTCGGATTTGAAGTAAACGAAGAAAATCTTTTGGCTTTGAAAAAGAGATTTTTTCATCTAAAAGAAGATGCGATTATGAACCTTTTGAAAAGGGGAAATTTTTCAAAAGAAGATATAAAAGAGATTCAGCTTGATTTGTACGAGCTTACAAAAAACTTTTGGCTAAAAGAGCATGAAAAATTAATAGAAGACATCTCTCCTTTTATCGGACCTTTTTATGCCGAGATTTTAAGAGGAGTGCATAAAATAGGGATTGCTTTTAGCAAATGGCAACCAAGCTGGGTTAAGCATATTATCCACGATATCAACGAAAACTTATCTTTAGAATTTGCGGGAGACGAAGCCAAAGTAATGGCGTTTTTAATGCAAAACAATCTTCTTGATACTCATAACGGAGAAATTGCCGAGAGAAGTTACTCGGTGCTTGTAAGAAGCGAAAACGGAACGTATGTGGCAAAAAGCTATTATGACGTTTTTGAAGAAGAGATAGAAGAGGCCGTAAAAGCAATTGACGAGCTGATCGTAAATCTTGAAAGTTTGGATGATGAATATAAACTTCAGTGGATTTTGTATTTCAATGCCCTAAAAACGGCTCTTCTTGAAAAAAATAGAAGCGAACTCGTAAAAAAATGGGCGAATGTGGATAGGATTTGGATGGATATCAAATCTCCTATTCAAGTAGGACATCCTCTTGAATATTATGAGGATAAGTTTAGAAAAGCCGTGGCGCTTGAGCTTGATGTGAGGATAAAAAATCCTAATATCAAAAGCGAAGTAAAAGATAATATCGTAGCGATGTATAAAAAATATTGTAAAGATGAGAGACTTCTTAATATAGCTCTTTCGAATATAGATAAAACCCAAATTTATATCTCAAGTCCGGCTACTTTTTACGGAGCGGAGTTTAACGGGCTTTTTAGTGCTCAGGTCGTGCCCAATGATGAGGAGGTGAGTCTTGAAAAAGGTAAAAAAATATTCGCTTTTGTGGATAAGGTATACGGAGATATAAAAGCAAGACCTAAAATGGCTTTGAGTTATGAGATTTTGGGTAAAGAATTTATGGATAAATTTTATAAAGAGCTTGAAGATAAGGAAAAATTTATAAAAGTTTACGATATCACCACCATAGGGCATGAGTTCGGGCATATTTTGTGGGTGGATGAAAATAGCGAAAGTGTAATGAATAAAAGCGGAATGTTTAAAAACGTAGAGGAGTTCAAAGCCACTACGGGCGGACTTATGGCGTTTTTTGAGAATGAAGATGAGAGTTTAAAAGAAGCCGTATTGGAGGACACTATCAAAAGAGCGGTGGGACTTATTGCGTGGATGGAAGTGGATGAGGTATTGCCGTATTATATCGAGGGGCTGATTCATCTAACAGGGCTTTTTGAAAGCGGAATTTTGGAATTTAACGGCAAAAATTTGGAATTTGATTATTCGAATTATGAAAAACTAAAAGAGTGGTATAAAAAAACATATCTCGATTTGGCGGATACATATGTCAAAAAAGCCGATGCGAAAGAGTTTTTGGATAAATACGTATATAAAGATAAAAACTATTATCCTTTAAATAAAAAAGCTGACGAATTTGTAAGATATTATTATAAAAGATACCAGGAAATCGGTGATAAAATATATGAGGGTTGA
- a CDS encoding 3'-5' exonuclease, giving the protein MKIVILDTETTGNKEEDRIIQLSYLVLNENLEIEEIHNELVKPPIPIKFEAMAVHHITNEMVEDKPKIKHTEAYKRLKELNSPENYLVIHNAKFDLDMLAKEGFNPFFKQIDTFRILKHLIPEGKYSLQYNRYALGLYKKENEICETYDIQINAHDALGDVIVLYLLFDYLMKNYQKSFEEMVELTQKPVLYDKFYTGKYKFKEIKEILIKDPDYIEFLLNTADIDMDVKYSIEHHLANLDVEPEYRFGVGKYKGMLIQDVAEIDPQYLSWAYHNMKMSKGMRKKIGEILDRF; this is encoded by the coding sequence ATGAAAATAGTAATTCTTGATACCGAAACGACAGGAAACAAAGAAGAAGACAGAATAATACAACTAAGCTATTTGGTACTTAACGAAAACTTGGAAATCGAAGAGATTCACAACGAACTCGTAAAACCGCCTATTCCTATAAAATTCGAAGCTATGGCGGTACATCATATCACAAACGAAATGGTCGAAGACAAACCTAAAATCAAACATACTGAAGCATACAAAAGACTAAAAGAGCTAAACTCTCCCGAAAACTATCTTGTAATTCATAACGCAAAGTTTGATTTGGATATGCTTGCAAAAGAAGGCTTTAATCCGTTTTTTAAACAAATAGATACTTTCAGAATCCTAAAACACCTAATTCCTGAGGGAAAATATTCTCTTCAATACAACCGCTATGCTCTTGGGCTATATAAAAAAGAAAACGAAATATGCGAAACATACGATATCCAAATCAACGCTCACGACGCTCTTGGAGATGTGATTGTGCTCTATTTGCTTTTTGATTATTTAATGAAAAACTATCAAAAAAGCTTTGAAGAGATGGTGGAGCTAACCCAAAAACCGGTACTTTACGATAAATTTTACACCGGCAAATATAAATTCAAAGAGATAAAAGAAATTTTGATAAAAGACCCGGATTATATAGAGTTTTTATTAAATACGGCCGATATCGATATGGATGTGAAATACTCTATAGAACATCACTTGGCAAACTTAGACGTAGAGCCCGAATATCGTTTCGGAGTAGGAAAATATAAGGGTATGTTAATTCAAGACGTAGCGGAAATAGACCCTCAATATCTAAGCTGGGCGTACCATAATATGAAAATGAGTAAGGGAATGAGAAAAAAAATCGGAGAAATATTGGATAGGTTTTAA
- the smpB gene encoding SsrA-binding protein SmpB, producing the protein MKVVATNRKAYHDYDIFDKYEAGIELKGSEVKALRAGRANLKDSFVKIKDGEAWWVQGHISNLDTTYSAFRHDERRPRKLLLHKHEIAKLAGYTSERGYTLVPTKLYFNNKNKAKLEIAVAKGRKLHDKRRVMKEKELKKEAAAAMKRYGF; encoded by the coding sequence ATGAAAGTCGTAGCAACAAACAGAAAAGCGTATCATGATTATGATATTTTTGATAAATACGAAGCGGGAATCGAGCTTAAAGGTAGTGAAGTAAAAGCCTTAAGAGCCGGAAGAGCCAATCTAAAAGACAGCTTTGTAAAAATTAAAGACGGAGAAGCTTGGTGGGTTCAAGGACATATCAGTAATCTCGATACGACTTACAGCGCTTTTAGACATGACGAAAGAAGACCGAGAAAACTTCTTCTTCACAAACACGAAATAGCCAAACTTGCCGGATATACGAGCGAGAGAGGATATACTTTGGTGCCTACGAAATTATATTTTAATAACAAAAACAAAGCCAAACTCGAAATTGCCGTAGCAAAAGGTAGAAAACTACACGACAAACGTAGAGTTATGAAAGAAAAAGAGCTCAAAAAAGAAGCTGCTGCGGCAATGAAAAGATACGGATTTTAA
- a CDS encoding ammonium transporter, translating to MLFRLLSLSGLASLAFAGEAPKLDSGNTSWMMMATALVMFMSPAGLALFYAGMTRAKNTLNTYMMVFSAYALATVVWVFWGYSLTFGDDIAGIIGNLKHIFLNGISYNNLESSGYPSYVFIAFQGTFAAITVAIASGSIIERTKFSTWLLFVILWVTFVYAPVAHMVWGGGFLYNDGALDFAGGTVVHMNGGLAGLIAALMIGKRKGFPKTQMMPSSVILTALGAAILWFGWFGFNAGSEFAADNIAGSAFLMTNFAAAAAAMTWIILDYIKFGKPTLLGAATGAVAGLVAITPAAGFVNVVGALIIGIGGSVTAFFGVTVLKKIFKYDDSLDAFGVHFIAGLWGAIATGFFALKDLAWAGSPLHDKGDRLGQIWVQVESVLVTIVFVAIMTAIVLKVASLLTGGARVDEESEIIGLDSTEHGEKGFHL from the coding sequence ATGCTGTTTAGATTATTATCACTTTCGGGACTTGCGAGTTTGGCGTTTGCGGGTGAGGCGCCTAAACTCGACAGCGGAAACACATCATGGATGATGATGGCGACCGCTCTTGTAATGTTTATGTCTCCGGCCGGGCTTGCTCTATTCTATGCCGGAATGACAAGAGCGAAAAACACACTTAACACTTATATGATGGTATTCAGTGCTTATGCGCTTGCGACTGTTGTATGGGTGTTTTGGGGATATTCATTAACATTCGGTGACGATATTGCCGGAATAATCGGTAACTTAAAACATATTTTCCTAAACGGAATAAGCTACAACAACCTTGAAAGTAGCGGTTATCCAAGCTACGTATTTATTGCATTCCAAGGTACGTTTGCGGCAATTACAGTTGCGATTGCCAGCGGGTCTATAATTGAGAGAACAAAATTCTCAACTTGGCTTTTGTTCGTGATTTTATGGGTGACATTCGTATATGCTCCGGTAGCTCATATGGTATGGGGCGGCGGATTTTTATATAACGACGGTGCACTTGATTTCGCCGGTGGTACGGTCGTACATATGAACGGAGGTCTTGCGGGGCTTATTGCGGCGTTGATGATAGGAAAAAGAAAAGGTTTCCCAAAAACTCAAATGATGCCGAGCAGTGTTATTCTAACGGCTCTTGGTGCGGCTATTTTATGGTTCGGATGGTTCGGATTTAACGCAGGTAGTGAATTTGCGGCTGATAACATTGCCGGAAGTGCGTTTTTAATGACAAACTTTGCTGCGGCGGCTGCGGCTATGACATGGATTATACTTGATTACATCAAATTCGGTAAACCGACACTTTTAGGTGCGGCAACAGGTGCGGTAGCCGGACTTGTAGCAATTACGCCGGCAGCGGGATTCGTAAACGTCGTGGGTGCTTTAATTATCGGTATCGGAGGAAGCGTTACGGCATTCTTTGGAGTTACAGTGCTTAAAAAAATATTCAAATACGACGATTCGCTTGACGCGTTCGGAGTACACTTCATAGCGGGTCTATGGGGAGCTATCGCGACAGGTTTCTTTGCACTAAAAGATTTGGCGTGGGCGGGAAGTCCGCTTCATGACAAAGGCGATAGACTCGGACAAATCTGGGTACAAGTTGAATCCGTACTCGTAACAATCGTATTCGTAGCGATTATGACTGCAATAGTACTAAAAGTTGCAAGCCTTCTAACAGGAGGTGCAAGAGTAGACGAAGAATCAGAAATAATCGGTCTTGATTCTACAGAACACGGAGAAAAAGGCTTCCACCTTTAA
- a CDS encoding Fis family transcriptional regulator: protein MFLAKSEYLQKIKRLADMAKELRVNVYIWGEKGVGKTFLAKYIAPNAIVNPNAPTINPVIIENFDKNPVLDFKNNFLIATGTEPLNKDLLKRYFTMDIEIKPLKDHPEDIEEFIKLFTSQAKEELKINHDIKIENPDISENLNSLKRQIYKKYLLPQNKDEILELLYNYYLKNHATYEEEIKDFEKTLFKAMREKYGSKLQISEKLKINRVTLTKKMKALNV from the coding sequence ATGTTTTTAGCAAAATCCGAATATCTTCAAAAAATTAAACGTTTAGCGGATATGGCAAAAGAGCTTAGAGTAAATGTTTATATTTGGGGTGAAAAAGGTGTGGGTAAAACTTTTCTTGCGAAGTATATCGCTCCAAACGCAATCGTTAATCCGAACGCCCCTACTATCAACCCGGTAATAATCGAAAATTTCGACAAAAACCCTGTGCTCGATTTCAAAAACAACTTCTTAATCGCTACAGGCACGGAACCACTAAATAAGGATTTGTTAAAAAGATATTTCACTATGGATATAGAAATAAAACCTCTAAAAGACCACCCGGAAGATATCGAAGAGTTTATCAAACTCTTCACCTCACAAGCAAAAGAAGAATTAAAAATTAATCATGATATAAAAATAGAAAATCCTGATATCAGCGAAAATCTTAACTCCTTAAAAAGACAAATTTACAAAAAATATCTTTTACCTCAAAACAAAGATGAAATTTTGGAGCTTTTGTATAATTATTATCTAAAAAACCACGCAACGTACGAAGAAGAGATAAAAGATTTCGAAAAAACGCTTTTTAAAGCCATGAGAGAAAAATACGGCTCGAAACTCCAAATTTCCGAAAAACTGAAAATAAACAGAGTCACTTTAACAAAAAAAATGAAGGCGCTAAATGTTTGA
- the proB gene encoding glutamate 5-kinase, with the protein MKNKRIVFKVGTATLYENGKLSDRMDKIVELLSELNKEHEVMLVSSGAVGAGYTRCPLDKSRLENKQALAAIGQPLLMKEYKERFHKYGNVVAQVLVTAADFDSRKRTANAKKMINVLLENKVIPIINENDSVSVEEILFGDNDQLSAYVTYYFDADLLIILSDIDALYTDNPKTNKDAKPLKIVTKIEDDMLNQECNPNDKFATGGIVTKLKAAKFLMDRGIPMYLTSGWDLDSVREFLKGNHTKGTLFKGEK; encoded by the coding sequence TTTTAAAGTTGGTACGGCAACGCTATACGAAAACGGCAAACTCAGTGACAGAATGGATAAAATAGTCGAGCTTTTAAGCGAGCTGAATAAAGAACACGAAGTAATGCTTGTCAGTAGCGGTGCCGTGGGTGCGGGATATACGAGATGTCCTCTTGATAAAAGCCGCCTTGAAAACAAACAAGCTTTAGCCGCTATAGGTCAGCCTCTTTTGATGAAAGAGTATAAAGAGAGATTTCATAAATACGGAAACGTGGTGGCCCAAGTACTTGTGACGGCTGCCGATTTTGACAGCAGAAAAAGAACGGCAAACGCAAAAAAGATGATAAACGTATTGCTCGAAAATAAAGTTATTCCTATTATAAACGAAAACGATTCGGTATCGGTAGAGGAGATACTTTTTGGAGATAATGACCAGCTTAGTGCTTATGTGACGTACTATTTCGATGCCGATTTGTTGATAATTCTAAGCGATATCGACGCTCTTTATACGGACAATCCAAAAACAAACAAAGACGCAAAACCACTAAAAATAGTCACTAAAATAGAAGATGATATGTTAAATCAAGAGTGTAATCCGAATGATAAATTTGCAACCGGCGGAATAGTTACTAAACTTAAAGCCGCTAAATTTTTAATGGATAGAGGTATCCCTATGTATCTTACAAGCGGTTGGGATTTGGATAGTGTTAGAGAGTTTCTAAAAGGCAACCATACAAAAGGCACTCTTTTTAAAGGAGAGAAATGA
- a CDS encoding P-II family nitrogen regulator — protein sequence MKKIEAIIKPFKLDEVKEALVEADITGITVTEVKGHGRQHGHTELYRGAEYVVDFLPKVKLEIFVNDDFVEKTVEIILTHAKTGKIGDGKIFILPVEEAIRIRTGERGRDAV from the coding sequence ATGAAAAAAATAGAAGCGATTATCAAACCTTTTAAACTTGATGAAGTTAAAGAGGCTCTTGTAGAAGCGGATATTACGGGTATTACCGTAACGGAAGTAAAAGGACACGGAAGACAACACGGACATACGGAATTATACAGAGGTGCCGAATATGTTGTTGATTTTTTGCCTAAAGTGAAACTTGAAATTTTCGTAAATGACGATTTTGTTGAAAAAACCGTTGAAATTATCCTGACTCATGCAAAAACAGGAAAAATCGGTGACGGAAAAATTTTCATCCTGCCTGTTGAAGAAGCAATAAGAATCAGAACGGGCGAAAGGGGAAGAGATGCTGTTTAG
- a CDS encoding ferredoxin-thioredoxin reductase catalytic domain-containing protein produces MKTVDINSPEFQQEFLKTEKFAHKTVEQFGWAFHPDEEIVERVLKGLTNNKVLYGKRFCPCFPVEEKDGKYVSSDNRICPCPQAIKDEIPNEGVCHCGIFCTPEYAANYQKEHPKKHAEEVEGLSVAELEEILQKEQILGHELELLLKAREKGLLNFKLIDIREPFEHQMMRIKGTDKLLPISRVQYDLDEWMKLKDERIIIYCHVGSRSGYLQRALEAQLGFDKVGNLTYGIADYPGEIERG; encoded by the coding sequence ATGAAAACGGTTGATATCAATTCACCTGAATTTCAGCAAGAGTTTTTAAAAACCGAAAAATTCGCTCATAAGACAGTAGAGCAGTTCGGATGGGCTTTTCATCCGGATGAAGAAATAGTTGAGAGAGTTTTGAAAGGTCTGACGAACAATAAAGTACTTTACGGAAAAAGATTTTGTCCTTGTTTTCCTGTAGAGGAAAAAGACGGAAAATATGTAAGTAGCGATAATAGAATATGTCCGTGTCCGCAGGCTATAAAAGATGAAATTCCAAATGAGGGAGTGTGTCATTGCGGTATTTTCTGTACGCCTGAATATGCGGCTAATTATCAAAAAGAACATCCTAAAAAACACGCCGAAGAAGTGGAAGGCTTAAGTGTTGCCGAGCTTGAAGAAATCTTGCAAAAAGAGCAAATTTTAGGACATGAGCTCGAGCTTTTACTAAAAGCCAGAGAAAAAGGTCTTTTAAATTTCAAACTAATAGACATAAGAGAGCCGTTCGAACATCAAATGATGAGAATAAAAGGTACCGATAAGCTACTTCCTATCAGTAGAGTTCAATACGACCTTGACGAATGGATGAAACTTAAAGATGAAAGAATTATTATCTATTGTCACGTAGGAAGCAGAAGCGGGTATCTCCAAAGAGCTCTTGAAGCGCAACTCGGATTTGATAAAGTAGGAAACCTAACGTATGGAATCGCCGATTATCCGGGAGAAATAGAAAGAGGGTGA